From Bdellovibrio sp. KM01:
CAATATTCTGGGCGAAGAACAATCCGGCCACGTAAACTCCGTCGGTTATGAACTATACATGGATCTTTTGAATGAAGCCTTGGCAGAAGCTAAGGGCGAAAAAGTTGAAGACATGGAGCTTGATCCTGAAATCAATCTTAAGATCCCAGCTTTGATTCCTGATGCCTACATTAAAGATATTCGTATCCGTTTGGGATACTATAAAGCACTTGCGGAAATTACTTCGAACGAGGATCTGGATAGAATTGAAGAAGAATTGCGCGATCAATTCGGACCGATCCCTGATCAAACCTTGAATCTGATGGGTTTGATGCTTATTCGTCGTCAGTGTAAAGAGCTTGGGGTTCGCGATATCAGCGCTGGCGTTACTTCGATTTCTTTGGTGTTCACAGAAAAAACCAAGTTAGATCCAACACGTGTGATTCAGTTGGCGATGAGGGAAGCGAAAAAGTATTCAATTACTCCCGACAATCGCCTGAATATTAAAATGGCAAATATCTCGTGGTCAGCAGTTCACGAGGAAATGGAAAGACTTTTAAGTCTGATTTAGAATTCCATGCGCAGGCCAACGCCCCAAATCGGATCGGATTCCATATTGGCGTCTTCGTCGCCGCCGGAAGCCAGGTATTGAGTCATAAAGACATCGATGAACGTATTTTCAAGACCATAGTTAAAGGTCGCATTTTTTGCGGCATCATAGTCCATCCAATCCAACTGCAACAACAAACCAAATGTATATGCATAACCCATCGGCGGACTTTCACTGACCGAGTTTGTCGTCGATTTATCTGTAAGACCCATCTGATACATCGACATGCCTACGTAAGGAGCCACATATGGCTCCTTCAAAAGATTATCCAGCGTGAACTTCAAAGTTCCCATGTACTTCGTGATTTCCAAAGTACGTTTGTCTCCGCTTCTGTCGTCTTCGATGCTGCCCATACCTGCAGAAACACCTAAAGCTAAAGATCCCAATGCAAAGTTGTATTTATAATCCAACGATAGATTGAAAATCGGGATCGCTTCGCCATTGAAAAGCTCCTGATAAGTTTTCCCATCGTTTAAGGAAACAAAGCTGCTGGGAACATAGTTTTCGTATTCCAGACCGAAATAAATGCCATGGGTTTCGCGACGGGATTTATAGTCCGCAAGGTTGTCCTGGCGTACGTGAAGTTCCACTAGTGAATCAGGACTATAGACCTCAACAAGACCCTCTTCTTCGGGTGTTGCGGCCGATGCAAACGAAGTCATGAGTACTAACACCAGCGACACCAGTGCTTTGATTTGGATTATAGGACTAAGGTGCAATTTCATGCTGTAACTCAAATCTTGTCTATTCCCACTCGAGGCGAATGATATTCTAAGACCTATGAGTAAGTATATCAGGGAAATCTTCAGAATTTTGAGTAATACTCTTTTGTTTTTTGCATTTCCCGCCCTTGTTCTAGCTCAAGGCAATGCAGCCCCCAGTAAAAGCCTTGATGAAATCATCGATCTTAAAATTTCCCAAATGAGTCTTCAGGAAAAAGTAGGACAATTGTTTATCGTAGGTTTTCCCTACACTAAGACCAATAGAGACCTGGAAAAATTCATTACCGATTATAAACCCGGCGCCTTCCTGCTATTTAAAAGAAATATCGTTTCTCTTGAACAGGTTAAGAAATTAAACGAAGACCTTTACAAAATTTCTTACCAATCGACAAAACTTCCGCCCCTTATAGCAATTGATCAAGAAGGCGGAGCCGTTTCCCGGTTGCCCATTCAACCAAGTCCCCCGAATGCCTTAGCAATTGGCCAAACCCAATCGTCTGAACTTTCTGAAGAGATGGGTTATCAAACGGGACTATTCCTGCGCGAGGTGGGATTTAACATGAACCTTGCGCCGGTGCTGGATATCGCAGATCCCTACAGCACAAGCTTTATCGGTGTCCGGTCTTTTGGTTCTGATCCGAACCTAGTGAAAGAAATTGGTACAGCCTACGCCAAAGGATTGTTGCGCTCTAAAGTTATTCCAACCGCAAAACATTTTCCAGGCACGGGCAACATCAAGGCAGATCCCCACAGTACTGTTGTGAATAATGCCGCCTCTGAAAATGATCTAAAAAAGAAAGACCTTGTGCCTTTTGAGGGCTACTCGTCACTAGGTACGAACGTCGCGGTGATGTTATCGCATTCGATCTATCCAGCACTTGATCCAAAACGTGTGCCTGCAAGTTTTTCCTCAAAGATATCCACAGAACTTTTGCGAAATGATTTGAAATACAAGGGCCTAGTCGTCACAGATGATTTGCAAATGAAAGGTTCTAAAGAAGTATTGCGCACCGATCTTGCCGCCCTCAAGGCCCTGTTGGCTGGGGCCGACATTGTGATGATGACTTGGTCTGTTCCCGATCAAGAACGCGCCATGAAGACTGTTAAGTTGGCTGTGGAAGATGGCAGATTCCCGATCGATTCTTTAAATCAAAAGCTTCACCGAATTCTGGTCACAAAAGCCTTCGCAAATATTTATCGTCGCGATCCAAATCTCCCATCATTAATGGCCGGAGGAACACTAAGCTCGCAAGACTATGTGGAGCTTGAGGATAAAGTTTTAACTGAAAATATTAAAACTAACT
This genomic window contains:
- a CDS encoding glycoside hydrolase family 3 protein; the encoded protein is MSNTLLFFAFPALVLAQGNAAPSKSLDEIIDLKISQMSLQEKVGQLFIVGFPYTKTNRDLEKFITDYKPGAFLLFKRNIVSLEQVKKLNEDLYKISYQSTKLPPLIAIDQEGGAVSRLPIQPSPPNALAIGQTQSSELSEEMGYQTGLFLREVGFNMNLAPVLDIADPYSTSFIGVRSFGSDPNLVKEIGTAYAKGLLRSKVIPTAKHFPGTGNIKADPHSTVVNNAASENDLKKKDLVPFEGYSSLGTNVAVMLSHSIYPALDPKRVPASFSSKISTELLRNDLKYKGLVVTDDLQMKGSKEVLRTDLAALKALLAGADIVMMTWSVPDQERAMKTVKLAVEDGRFPIDSLNQKLHRILVTKAFANIYRRDPNLPSLMAGGTLSSQDYVELEDKVLTENIKTNLLTKTLPEARANTRTPAAAAGKVCAYSPSKEFLDSFKSASQETVITKQLFGTSKVSDVTTVNKSSRCNIVLMAVTGPKTARLLQMLPVEIKKSAVVVNLGSPGLVPKEHGYRKLIQLYFNHKDSGKKVAEHFLEILSSESENFAWNH